In the Helianthus annuus cultivar XRQ/B chromosome 11, HanXRQr2.0-SUNRISE, whole genome shotgun sequence genome, one interval contains:
- the LOC110891939 gene encoding uncharacterized protein LOC110891939: protein MTYNMVEKRYGLATSDTYVGVANKQPDNKTGKLDTAQQGYNQEAYIDVTRKYEIGSSSPRTGYVKGGHDSRSSSRYRLVAAHPSSSSCDRFGTFAMNRYAPRLDELNHTWKKNRGMQVYDHPLGTMDASRSGEHEKPSQQSSRHHNPPTNHRAAG from the coding sequence ATGACATATAATATGGTTGAAAAGCGTTACGGCCTTGCCACCAGTGATACCTATGTAGGTGTGGCAAACAAGCAGCCAGATAATAAAACCGGTAAACTGGATACCGCGCAACAAGGATACAATCAGGAGGCTTATATTGATGTGACAAGGAAGTATGAAATAGGTTCTTCAAGTCCAAGGACTGGGTACGTCAAGGGTGGCCATGATTCGCGTAGTTCAAGTAGATATAGGCTTGTGGCTGCacatccatcatcatcatcatgtgaCAGGTTTGGCACATTTGCAATGAACCGATATGCACCTAGATTGGATGAGTTAAATCACACATGGAAGAAGAATAGGGGGATGCAGGTTTATGATCATCCCCTTGGGACAATGGATGCTTCTCGTTCAGGCGAACACGAGAAACCGAGCCAGCAATCCTCTCGACACCATAACCCGCCCACCAATCATAGGGCGGCTGGATGA
- the LOC110890060 gene encoding cell division protein FtsZ homolog 1, chloroplastic, with protein MATHNLLHLTPLPSSSSSSISTGCSLSPFFLKTSDSSKPRRHRRSAVCCSFSSLESAKIKVVGVGGGGNNAVNRMIGSGLQGVDFYAINTDSQALVQSVAQNPIQIGELLTRGLGTGGNPLLGEQAAEESKEAIGNALKGSDLVFITAGMGGGTGSGAAPVVAQIAKEAGYLTVGVVTYPFSFEGRKRSVQALEAIEKLQKNVDTLIVIPNDRLLDIADENTPLQDAFLLADDVLRQGVQGISDIITIPGLVNVDFADVKAVMKDSGTAMLGVGVSSSKNRAEEAAEQATLAPLIGSSIQSATGVVYNITGGKDITLQEVNRVSQVVTSLADPSANIIFGAVVDERYNGEIHVTIVATGFAQSFQKSLLADPKGAKLVDRNQESTQPLTSPKSLTMPSPAQSRPARKLFF; from the exons ATGGCCACACACAACCTGCTTCATCTAACGCCGTTACCGTCATCTTCCTCCTCCTCAATCTCCACCGGCTGTTCCCTTTCCCCTTTCTTCTTAAAAACCTCTGACTCCTCTAAACCTCGCCGTCACCGCCGTTCCGCCGTATGTTGTTCTTTCTCCTCATTGGAGTCCGCAAAAATTAAGGTTGTCGGTGTCGGCGGCGGCGGCAACAATGCCGTTAACCGCATGATTGGTAGCGGCTTACAG GGTGTTGATTTTTATGCTATAAATACTGATTCACAAGCGCTAGTGCAATCCGTTGCGCAAAACCCAATTCAAATTGGGGAGCTTTTGACTCGTGGATTAG GTACTGGGGGGAATCCGCTTTTGGGAGAACAGGCTGCGGAGGAGTCGAAGGAGGCGATTGGGAATGCGCTTAAAGGGTCGGATCTTGTGTTTATAACGGCGGGTATGGGTGGTGGGACTGGGTCCGGTGCTGCGCCGGTTGTGGCGCAGATAGCGAAAGAGGCGGGGTATTTGACTGTTGGTGTTGTGACTTATCCGTTTAGCTTTGAAGGGCGTAAAAGATCAGTACAG GCTTTAGAGGCTATTGAGAAGCTGCAAAAGAACGTTGACACTCTTATAGTGATCCCAAATGACCGTTTACTGGATATTGCTGATGAAAACACACCTCTTCAGGATGCTTTTCTTCTTGCTGATGATGTTCTCCGCCAAGGAGTTCAAGGAATCTCAGATATAATTACC ATACCCGGGCTGGTAAATGTGGACTTTGCAGACGTTAAAGCCGTTATGAAAGATTCCGGAACCGCAATGCTTGGTGTCGGGGTTTCCTCTAGTAAAAACCGAGCTGAAGAAGCAGCTGAACAAGCAACTCTTGCTCCCTTGATAGGATCATCAATCCAATCTGCTACTGGAGTTGTTTATAATATTACCGGAGGGAAGGACATAACTCTTCAAGAAGTCAATAGGGTCTCTCAG GTGGTAACGAGTTTGGCAGATCCATCAGCAAACATTATTTTCGGGGCAGTGGTGGATGAGAGGTACAACGGGGAGATTCACGTGACCatcgttgctacaggatttgcaCAGTCGTTTCAAAAGTCTCTTCTTGCTGACCCGAAAGGAGCGAAACTTGTTGATAGAAATCAAGAATCTACACAACCTTTGACCTCTCCGAAATCTTTGACCATGCCTTCTCCCGCTCAGTCTCGGCCTGCAAGGAAACTCTTCTTTTAA